A single region of the Sorghum bicolor cultivar BTx623 chromosome 7, Sorghum_bicolor_NCBIv3, whole genome shotgun sequence genome encodes:
- the LOC8075095 gene encoding probable alpha,alpha-trehalose-phosphate synthase [UDP-forming] 9, with translation MVSKSYSNLLEMTSGDGFDFRQPFKSLPRVVTSPGIISDPDWDTISDGDSVGSASSTERKIIVANFLPLNCTRDDTGKLSFSLDHDALLMQLKDGFSNETDAVYVGSLKVQVDPSEQDQVAQKLLREYRCIPTFLPSDLQQQFYHGFCKQQLWPLFHYMLPICLDKGELFDRNLFQAYVRANKLFADKVMEAINTDDDCVWVHDYHLMLLPTFLRKRLHRIKIGFFLHSPFPSSEIYRTLPVRDEILKSLLNADLIGFQTFDYARHFLSCCSRLLGLHYESKRGYIGIEYFGRTVSLKILSVGVHVGRLESVLKLPATISKVQEIEQRYKGKILMLGVDDMDIFKGISLKLLGLELLLDRNPKLREKVVLVQIINPARSTGKDVQEAITEAVSVAKRINTKYGSSSYKPVVLIDHRIPFYEKIAFYAASDCCIVNAVRDGMNLVPYEYTVCRQGNEEIDKLRGLDKDTHHTSTLIVSEFVGCSPSLSGAFRVNPWSVDDVADALCRATDLTESEKRLRHEKHYRYVSTHDVAYWARSFAQDLERACKDHYSRRCWAIGFGLNFRVIALSPGFRKLSLEHFVSSYNKASRRAIFLDYDGTLVAQSSINKAPSEEVISILNTLCNDPKNVVFIVSGRGRDSLDEWFSPCEKLGVAAEHGYFIRWSKEAAWESSYSSPQQEWKHIAEPIMQVYTETTDGSSIESKESALVWHYLDADHDFGSFQAKELQDHLERVLSNEPVVVKCGHYIVEVKPQGVSKGLAVNKLIHTLVKNGKAPDFLMCVGNDRSDEDMFECINGMTSNDAISPTAPEVFACSVGQKPSKAKYYVDDTSEVIRLLKNVTRVSSQREDVNASHGRVTFRDVLDYVD, from the exons ATGGTTTCAAAATCATATTCAAATCTGCTAGAGATGACCTCTGGAGATGGATTTGACTTTCGACAACCTTTTAAGTCTCTTCCTCGTGTTGTAACTTCTCCTGGCATTATATCTGATCCTGATTGGGATACAATAAGTGATGGTGATTCAGTTGGTTCAGCATCTTCTACCGAGAGGAAAATAATTGTTGCCAACTTTCTTCCTCTGAACTGTACAAGAGATGATACTGGGAAGCTGTCCTTCTCATTGGATCATGATGCACTACTCATGCAACTTAAAGATGGTTTTTCAAATGAGACTGATGCTGTGTATGTGGGCAGTTTGAAAGTTCAGGTAGATCCCAGTGAGCAGGACCAAGTTGCACAGAAGCTTCTTAGAGAATATCGATGCATACCTACTTTTCTCCCATCTGACCTGCAGCAGCAGTTCTATCATGGCTTCTGTAAACAACAATTATGGCCACTTTTTCATTATATGCTTCCAATTTGCCTAGACAAGGGTGAGCTATTTGATCGCAACCTATTTCAAGCCTATGTCCGAGCCAACAAACTTTTTGCAGATAAAGTTATGGAAGCAATCAATACAGATGATGATTGTGTTTGGGTTCATGATTATCATCTCATGCTGCTCCCTACATTCTTGAGGAAGAGGTTACACCGAATAAAAATTGGTTTCTTCCTTCACAGCCCTTTTCCCTCCTCAGAAATCTACAGGACTCTGCCTGTAAGGGATGAAATCCTGAAGTCACTGCTTAATGCTGATCTCATTGGTTTCCAAACATTTGACTATGCTCGCCACTTCCTATCTTGCTGTAGCAGATTGCTAGGCCTGCATTATGAGTCAAAACGTGGTTACATTGGAATAGAGTATTTTGGCCGAACAGTCAGTCTGAAGATCCTTTCTGTGGGTGTCCATGTTGGTCGTCTTGAATCTGTCTTAAAGTTGCCTGCTACAATCAGTAAGGTTCAAGAAATTGAACAAAGGTATAAAGGCAAGATACTCATGTTAGGTGTAGATGACATGGACATCTTCAAGGGAATAAGTCTGAAATTGCTTGGACTGGAGCTTCTTCTGGATAGAAACCCAAAGCTTAGAGAGAAGGTTGTCCTTGTACAAATCATCAATCCAGCAAGAAGCACAGGGAAGGACGTGCAAGAAGCTATTACAGAAGCTGTATCTGTGGCTAAAAGGATTAATACAAAGTATGGTTCTTCAAGTTACAAGCCTGTCGTCCTAATTGATCACCGCATACCATTTTATGAAAAGATTGCATTCTATGCTGCGTCTGATTGTTGTATTGTAAATGCTGTGAGGGATGGCATGAACTTAGTACCATATGAGTATACTGTTTGTCGACAGGGAAATGAGGAGATTGATAAACTCAGAGGTCTTGACAAAGACACCCATCACACAAGCACACTTATTGTTTCGGAGTTTGTGGGTTGCTCCCCATCTCTTAGTGGTGCTTTCAGGGTAAATCCTTGGAGTGTTGATGATGTGGCAGATGCCTTGTGCCGTGCAACTGATTTGACTGAATCTGAGAAAAGGCTGCGGCATGAAAAGCACTATCGCTATGTCAGTACTCATGATGTTGCTTACTGGGCACGCAGCTTTGCTCAAGATCTGGAAAGAGCATGCAAAGATCATTACAGCCGAAGGTGTTGGGCTATTGGGTTTGGTCTGAATTTTAGAGTTATTGCTCTTTCTCCTGGCTTCAGAAAGCTGTCTTTGGAGCACTTTGTTTCTTCTTATAACAAGGCTTCTAGAAGAGCAATATTTCTTGATTACGACGGCACACTTGTGGCTCAGTCATCAATCAACAAAGCTCCAAGTGAAGAAGTCATATCCATTCTTAACACCTTATGCAATGATCCAAAGAATGTTGTATTTATAGTAAGTGGACGAGGACGTGATTCCCTTGATGAGTGGTTTTCTCCATGTGAGAAGCTTGGTGTAGCTGCAGAACATGGCTATTTTATCAG ATGGAGCAAGGAAGCTGCATGGGAGTCAAGCTATTCAAGTCCGCAGCAAGAATGGAAGCACATTGCTGAACCTATCATGCAGGTATACACAGAGACAACAGATGGATCTTCAATCGAGTCAAAGGAAAGCGCTCTAGTATGGCACTATTTGGATGCAGACCATGATTTTGGTTCCTTCCAAGCCAAGGAGCTACAAGATCATCTTGAGAGGGTGCTATCAAATGAGCCTGTTGTTGTAAAGTGTGGTCATTATATTGTAGAAGTGAAACCGCAG GGAGTTAGCAAGGGTCTTGCTGTCAACAAGCTGATTCACACACTGGTCAAGAATGGGAAGGCACCGGATTTCCTGATGTGCGTTGGCAATGACAGATCTGATGAGGACATGTTtgaatgcatcaacggtatgaCCTCCAATGATGCCATATCACCCACAGCACCAGAGGTGTTTGCCTGTTCAGTTGGTCAGAAGCCCAGCAAAGCAAAGTATTACGTGGACGACACCAGTGAAGTAATCAGATTGCTCAAGAATGTAACCCGCGTCTCATCGCAGCGGGAGGACGTCAATGCCAGCCATGGTCGTGTGACCTTCAGGGACGTACTCGACTACGTGGACTAG